ATTTTCTCGATCGACTCGTGAATGGTGAGCGAAGGATTGTCTTTAAAATATTTAAAGCCCTTGTGCTGTAGCACTTGCAACTTGTTTTCTGTATTCCGCTGCATTATTGTCTTGGCTCTTCTTACTGCCGCCTTTACATCGTCCAACGACAATTTGCGAAGCATTCGCTTGAAGTTGTCCTCTTCCTTGTAAGTGTTAAGCTCAGTAAATCGCTCATTGAAGGCGTTATTGATGTGACGCAGATAGTGAGACCGATGTTCGGCATACGCGTTAAAATTATTTTTGTGCAAAGCCATCCAGAGCTCAAAGGTTAGGTTGCTATAACCCATGAGATATTTAATCTGTTTCCCCCTGATACTGTTAGCCTCTTTCAGAAGATCCAAGGTCTCGAGGAACTGTTTAACATGCACCATTTCATGACTTTCGTAGTCGAACAGATGAGTAATTTCCACTTTGTGATGATCGGAATACTTTTAGCATACTTTAGTGGATTCTTTTCTACCTTGCTTCTTATCGATACTTTAATATTAGCTGACGGATCAGCATCTAGATTAGCATTAATTTCATCTTCAAGCCAATCTAAATACCATTTCTCAGTTTCACCCTCTACGGTATAAAAGTACTGCTTATTATCCCTCCGATTTGCTACCATCTTCGACTAGCTCACCTCTGCTCTCCAACAGATTTTCAAAAACAGAGGTAAAGTCGATATCCTTAATTGCTCCGTACTGGTTAACGAAATAATTCTTCATATATTCACTGCCGTTCCTTACTCCGTTCCTGCCAGAGGTACCGAAGTCGGACAGCGAGTAGTGAGTGCTGCAGAAGGATTCATCATCACGTTCTACAAACTTGATCTCATCCCTCCTAAACAAATTCGAGTTAAGGAATATCGGATTATGGGTGTTAAAGATCAGCTGTGATTTTTTCTTATTCACCTCATCATTATGAAATATGTTTACAATACTCATCAAAGCCATCGGATGCAGGGAAGCATCAAACTCATCAATAACCAGAGTGCCACCATTGACTAATGCACTCATAACGACGGGAAACAAATTGACGAAGCGAATTGTCCCATATGACTCAAATACTTCTGCCTGTACGGGCATATTTCCGTTTTGGCCACCTACAAGGGAAACAAGTTTAGGTTCAGAGTCATCATCATTCGCAAGATATCCCAAAGCATTGGAGTTGATCCCGAAAATACGAGCTGCTTCATTAATCGTTGAGTTGATATAGATTGTTGCCTTCTTAGAGCTTAAAGGCAGAGACTGAAGAGAATCTGCTCGGCAAAAGACCATAAACTTATCTTCAAGCCAGTTTTTAATAATATCTGAAAGCTTCGAACTAAACATGATCTTAAAACCATTCATCAGGAACAACTCTGATGGATTTAAATTATTCTTGGCCAAGTTAAACAGGCTTTCTTCATTTCCCTCAAACCCAACAATGACGTACTTCTTAATAACATTCAAATCCCCAAACTCTAACGAAGGATTTCTCGAAAAGACTAGTTTCTCATTAACACTGAGTGTCTCGGATACGACCTTACGCTTGTAATCCTCATCAAGAAAACCACCCAGATCAAGAGACAGCTTATATTCAAACATTAAATCATTTGCAATGAATTTAATTTCAAAATCAACTGGTGTTTTCTTTTGTAAAGAGCGGTTAGGAATCAACTCCAACTGACCCGCAGCAGGGTTCGCTTTTGACTTACTGTCCCCATTACGAATATGCCCTCTTAAAATAATGCTTTTAAGGACATCCATTGCACCAATAATGTTGGTCTTTCCTGAAGCGTTTGGACCGTAAATAACTGCTGAGCTCAAACCCTTATATTCCTTTGAACCAATTTTTTCCTTTAAAATACTGTAATCCAGACCTTTTTGCTTTGGTGCTGGAGTCATTGAGAATACCAGTTCATCTTTAAAGGATTTAAAGTTCTTGGTTCTAAACTCAAGGAGCATAATATCACCTCCATTTTGCATTTATTTTGCAAAATAACATCTATAATATATGCTATGGTAGCCAACAGTCAATTATTCTATACCATTTTGCAACAAAAACGAAAAATAAATTTCGAATGCTTTCATGTCAGTTCCTTCATAATCCTGGATAAAAGCTTCGTAGGCAATCGTTAGAGGTATGATACCTGACTCAGAAAAGAATGATATCATGATGTCATGGGTAACATTCATGTTTTTAACAGTGGAGATGAGTAAATTCTCCTGACATTAGCTATGTTTCGAAGTACTCTTCAAGTGATCAATCTGGGCAGCTAGAACTTTTCACTTTTTTAAAATACCTGTTAAGAGAACATCTCCCTGTGGCATCTCCTTTAATGGAAGGCTTATATTTTTTGAGCATGCAGGTCAACCGGAGGACGTGATGCAGTGCCACACCACCGGGCTGGGAGCTCAGCGGAAACGCCGTATGGTGTAGAAGTGTCGCACGGTCAGGAGGGGAAGCGTTATGGATCGTTTGGAGTTAGGGGTAACGAGCGCAATACGGGAGGATCAGGAAAACAAGCGTGACAAGGAATTGGCAGAACGGGCGAAAATGGGCGATACCGAAGCGTTCGGCGAGCTGATTCAGACGCACCGGGACCGGGCGAAGCGATGGGCGGAACGGATGACGCAAGATTCGCATATGGCTGACGATATCGTGCAGGATGCGCTTGTCCGCGCATTTTTGCATGTGGGAACGCTCGCGGACACAAGCCGTTTCCTGCCGTGGTTACACAGGATCGTACAAAATCAGGCAAATATGCGGCTGCGTCGGGGAGGCCCCTACAAGCGGGAGCAGCCTATCGGCGGATGGCAGGAGAACGAATACGGCGGAGTGGACCCCATCCAATGGGATAACCTTGACAGCCTGCTGCGCCACCTGACCCGGATGAGCGCAATGTCGGCGGCACAGAAGACGGACCCCGCAGAGCAATTGCTGCGCAAGGAGCTGTTCGAGACGATCCATGTGCTGCTGCGCGCGCTCAATCGCAGGGAAAGAGGTATCTTCGAGTCTTATTTTTTCCGACAGCTGTCCCCCGACGAGATCGCACAGATGTACCATACGACTACCGGCTCCGTACATACGTATCTGCACCGTGCCCGGCGCAAGCTCCGTCAGGCTCATGTCCGGGTTATGCTCGGCCTTCCTCCAGAGAAAGGAGGAGAAGATATGAATCAAGCGCGTATTGTGAAGCTGGCGGAGTGGCCTCAGACTTCCTCAACACTAACAACGTTCGTAGACCGGATCGGGCATATGCTGGCATCGATTGGTGATCAGCGGAATACGCAGGACCTGATGGGTGAGTCCGGATTTGCTTTCCGGATGAAAATCTCCAACAAAACGACATTTGCGGACGGAATTTATATTTTTGACTGGCGGCAGACATTGAAGACGATTGTGGAAGATTTGGGATATGAGATCAGTATCCTCTGCGGACAGCTATCGGAAAAGCCAGTTCCGCTGCTTGCCGCATCGGAGCGCTTTCCCGTTGTGCTCCCGATCGAGGAAGCGATTCTGCCGTTTATTCGCAGGTATATTAACATGGGTAAACCAGTGCTGTATTTCGACACAGTGGCGTCTTCGCCTCATGTTCACGAATGGTCACTCATCTACGGCTATGACGATGCTAAGCGGGAAGTATACGTTACCGACCTAATGCTGCCGGAGGGAAAAACGCTTAATTATGATGATTTGGCAGAAAATCCGTTAAGGTTTCTGGCAGGGATCGACGGGAAAACAGCAGAATCCGTCTCAGGTAAACGATCTGCCGAGGATCGTGCGATTGAAGCGATACAGTTCGCGATCCACTATGGGCGAAAAGGGTGCAACTACTGGCCGATGACCGATTATTTGTCATATACATCGGGGTTAATGGCTTATGATAGGTGGATCCATTACATGACGGACTCCGGAATCCTGCCAAACAGATACGGTATGGGGCAGCTGGCAGCGGTGTATTCGGAGACCAGGAAACATGCGGCGCTGTACCTTAAGTCAGTCCCGCTCAAGGGTGAGGCAATGCGCCTTGTGCTGCTGGCATCGGAGGCGTATGTACAAGCTTCGGAGGAGTTGCAGCGTCTAAGCACGCTTGTGCCGTTTATCCGCAGCTCATCCCTGCTCACCACGGAAGTCCGGACGGAATGCGCTTCATTGCTGCAGCAGGCCAAAGTGTTCGAAGCAGCTGCGATCGGTTATTTGGAGAATGCCATGAGCTTAATATTGGGGAGGGAAGAAAGATGAGTCACATTCAATTGAAATTATTGACCCAGCTTGAGCATATCGGAGAAATCATGGCTTCGAAGGCGTCATTCGAAGCCGCCAATCCCGGTGTCGAGATCATCCTTATTCAAGCGGCTGACAATTATGAGTCGTTACAGGCATTCCACTCGGAAGAGCCGGATTTAATGGATAGCGGGGGCTGGTGGCTGTTCAACCAGAAGGGGCTCTTCATCGATCTGCTTCCGTTTGTGAGAGCGACACCGGGGCTGGAGGAGGATTTGAATCCCGGCATTATGAGA
This region of Paenibacillus sp. FSL K6-1096 genomic DNA includes:
- a CDS encoding ATP-binding protein, producing MLLEFRTKNFKSFKDELVFSMTPAPKQKGLDYSILKEKIGSKEYKGLSSAVIYGPNASGKTNIIGAMDVLKSIILRGHIRNGDSKSKANPAAGQLELIPNRSLQKKTPVDFEIKFIANDLMFEYKLSLDLGGFLDEDYKRKVVSETLSVNEKLVFSRNPSLEFGDLNVIKKYVIVGFEGNEESLFNLAKNNLNPSELFLMNGFKIMFSSKLSDIIKNWLEDKFMVFCRADSLQSLPLSSKKATIYINSTINEAARIFGINSNALGYLANDDDSEPKLVSLVGGQNGNMPVQAEVFESYGTIRFVNLFPVVMSALVNGGTLVIDEFDASLHPMALMSIVNIFHNDEVNKKKSQLIFNTHNPIFLNSNLFRRDEIKFVERDDESFCSTHYSLSDFGTSGRNGVRNGSEYMKNYFVNQYGAIKDIDFTSVFENLLESRGELVEDGSKSEG
- a CDS encoding RNA polymerase sigma factor, with amino-acid sequence MDRLELGVTSAIREDQENKRDKELAERAKMGDTEAFGELIQTHRDRAKRWAERMTQDSHMADDIVQDALVRAFLHVGTLADTSRFLPWLHRIVQNQANMRLRRGGPYKREQPIGGWQENEYGGVDPIQWDNLDSLLRHLTRMSAMSAAQKTDPAEQLLRKELFETIHVLLRALNRRERGIFESYFFRQLSPDEIAQMYHTTTGSVHTYLHRARRKLRQAHVRVMLGLPPEKGGEDMNQARIVKLAEWPQTSSTLTTFVDRIGHMLASIGDQRNTQDLMGESGFAFRMKISNKTTFADGIYIFDWRQTLKTIVEDLGYEISILCGQLSEKPVPLLAASERFPVVLPIEEAILPFIRRYINMGKPVLYFDTVASSPHVHEWSLIYGYDDAKREVYVTDLMLPEGKTLNYDDLAENPLRFLAGIDGKTAESVSGKRSAEDRAIEAIQFAIHYGRKGCNYWPMTDYLSYTSGLMAYDRWIHYMTDSGILPNRYGMGQLAAVYSETRKHAALYLKSVPLKGEAMRLVLLASEAYVQASEELQRLSTLVPFIRSSSLLTTEVRTECASLLQQAKVFEAAAIGYLENAMSLILGREER
- a CDS encoding RloB domain-containing protein — its product is MVHVKQFLETLDLLKEANSIRGKQIKYLMGYSNLTFELWMALHKNNFNAYAEHRSHYLRHINNAFNERFTELNTYKEEDNFKRMLRKLSLDDVKAAVRRAKTIMQRNTENKLQVLQHKGFKYFKDNPSLTIHESIEKILKDCGLI